From a single Onychomys torridus chromosome 9, mOncTor1.1, whole genome shotgun sequence genomic region:
- the Ccdc198 gene encoding uncharacterized protein CCDC198 translates to MGLGHSKPHHRVIKVTPLQSQEAETPSAGPVFYALNRNLEEKSSYPFSRLQGQKQALEGLLPPLRESWYGRHPAVSRPMYLDIPLKTEESSIIKRHPPRRIQKLEPIDLPQVITSERLLSQQEARTRHKAKELEKKMQLPMYTSGKRQYLHKMKMLEMNHKRQEAQMELKSLQSQARLDMQKLKDHNGNKITNSMPRSNHYDIITILPDETVNRDPGNPRNEKFVEYHTENDYCVRKIGKMEAWLREQAARGQLFCDSSSSDSDEPEKGQKRPQALVRTRTERVPLHDEFYDRE, encoded by the exons ATGGGCCTGGGCCACTCCAAACCTCACCATCGGGTGATCAAAGTCACACCTTTACAAAGCCAAGAAGCAGAGACTCCCTCAGCTGGCCCTGTGTTCTATGCATTAAATCGGAACCTAGAAGAAAAGAGCTCATACCCATTCTCGAGACTGCAGGGTCAAAAGCAAGCTCTGGAAGGACTGTTACCACCTCTTCGAGAAAGCTGGTATGGAAGACATCCTGCAG TATCCAGGCCTATGTATCTTGACATCCCACTGAAAACTGAAGAATCAAGCATTATCAAAAGGCATCCACCCCGAAGAATTCAA AAGCTTGAGCCCATTGACCTGCCACAAGTCATTACCTCTGAGCGACTCCTGAGCCAGCAAGAAGCCAGAacaagacacaaagcaaag GAACTTGAGAAGAAAATGCAGCTTCCAATGTACACTTCTGGGAAGAGACAGTATTTACATAAGATGAAAATGCTGGAGATGAACCATAAGAGACAGGAG GCCCAAATGGAGTTGAAGAGTCTTCAGAGTCAAGCAAGACTTGATATGCAAAAGCTGAAGGACCATAATGGCAATAAAATCACCAACAGCATGCCAAGGAGCAATCACTATGACATTATCACCATACTGCCTGATGAAACCGTGAACAGAGACCCAG GAAATCCACGGAATGAAAAATTCGTGGAATATCACACAGAAAATGACTATTGTGTCCGGAAAATTGGCAAAATGGAAGCATGGCTGCGTGAACAAGCGGCCCGAGGACAGCTTTTCTGTGACAGCTCCAGCTCTGACTCAGACGAGCCTGAGAAAGGTCAGAAGAGACCACAGGCACTAGTGAGGACCAGGACGGAGAGAGTCCCACTTCATGATGAGTTTTATGACCGAGAGTGA